Proteins from a single region of Candidatus Woesearchaeota archaeon:
- a CDS encoding phosphotransferase, translated as MSQNPPDLESIIGNVTQVIQDHTLSKRRTRPDYNSLKTVEDWIEEKEKHPEWAGLSAWQVIKLGGNVFYKEFQKWNKSNTSDTSQREVNYNSIFSRQRERYENLRTVDEWIEFRNKNHPEWKGRTRNEMEESPDSNSFWTNYRKWTRRTARTKEEKEQFLQVMALRTRNDYSSLTTITDWKKLYNENPHWHKMSTPELLNDKQGGGASFYSSFNFWISSQTSDEKERKRIRRRVISYNLRDWSGFESIGDWINTYLRTNSWHDMDSTHLGTDEKGEGKYFYHNFKKFLQKEYTTQRKRTQARAVLDINLPPYQWDAVQAIREERTLEDIIGVDRTETREAVTAMNALKLVQNQWGDYLDRDKYAGLIREIFNDSMSLEHHVGSDSKRVEAYLQAADLEKVSITEQIVDPSSKNPNVRISLYLGTDPQSGSDQTIEAFVKFFSDKQERDTELTLTNWFAQYSQVKTVGQARATKVTARIEKNNDQTETYDTLTICAIEDKTGENASYVLVTPFANLRTTAQELQGRAGQRVLDMITNAVYEFHQTPAPSHNTEEVVSTRMRFVPYSESARQEIANENTSLYQQMQRMGIMKKLDRYATQHQALIHGDCHTKNLLLNEDNEIVFADLERTRRGIPQQDITKYLGARSHKLSTQEQQRQLDRYIALSGITDQQQGAEFKRIYDVVTVYEELRVCRHIVDRPSTFQTIEAWQESFEYHLDRALDHARKAYSATQVEALEKAARKTLVAPHAIQNAV; from the coding sequence ATGAGTCAAAATCCACCTGATTTGGAGAGTATCATAGGAAATGTAACTCAAGTTATACAAGATCACACCCTATCAAAGCGTAGGACACGTCCAGATTACAATAGTCTCAAAACCGTTGAAGATTGGATTGAGGAAAAAGAAAAGCATCCTGAATGGGCTGGTCTTTCAGCATGGCAAGTCATTAAATTAGGAGGAAATGTCTTTTACAAAGAATTTCAAAAATGGAATAAAAGTAACACAAGCGATACCTCACAGCGCGAAGTTAATTATAATTCTATATTTAGCCGACAAAGAGAACGCTATGAAAATCTAAGAACGGTCGATGAGTGGATTGAATTTCGTAATAAAAATCACCCCGAATGGAAAGGACGTACTCGCAACGAAATGGAGGAATCACCTGATTCTAACTCATTTTGGACCAACTATCGTAAATGGACAAGACGTACTGCCCGAACTAAAGAAGAAAAAGAGCAGTTCTTGCAAGTAATGGCATTAAGAACCAGAAATGACTACTCTAGTTTAACCACTATTACTGACTGGAAAAAACTCTACAATGAAAATCCGCACTGGCACAAAATGAGCACCCCAGAACTTCTCAACGATAAGCAAGGAGGAGGTGCTTCATTTTATTCTTCATTTAATTTTTGGATAAGCTCTCAAACCTCTGACGAAAAAGAAAGAAAAAGAATCCGTCGCAGAGTAATATCATACAACCTTCGAGATTGGTCAGGTTTTGAATCTATTGGCGACTGGATCAATACCTATCTTAGAACTAATTCTTGGCATGATATGGATTCTACCCATTTAGGTACAGATGAAAAAGGAGAAGGCAAATATTTCTACCATAATTTCAAAAAATTTCTCCAAAAAGAATATACTACTCAGCGAAAAAGAACACAAGCACGCGCCGTCCTCGACATCAATCTTCCCCCCTACCAATGGGACGCGGTACAAGCAATCAGAGAAGAACGTACCCTTGAAGATATCATTGGTGTTGATCGCACTGAAACACGCGAAGCTGTAACTGCAATGAATGCCCTTAAACTTGTTCAAAATCAATGGGGTGATTATCTTGATCGTGATAAGTATGCAGGTTTAATTCGAGAGATTTTTAATGATTCAATGTCACTTGAGCACCACGTAGGAAGCGACAGTAAAAGAGTAGAAGCATATCTACAAGCAGCAGATTTAGAAAAAGTATCAATCACTGAACAAATAGTAGATCCTAGCTCTAAAAATCCCAATGTTCGCATAAGTCTCTATCTAGGTACAGATCCACAAAGCGGGTCAGATCAAACCATTGAAGCCTTCGTGAAATTCTTTTCAGATAAGCAAGAACGTGATACTGAACTAACATTAACAAACTGGTTCGCGCAATATTCACAGGTGAAAACCGTTGGACAAGCGCGAGCAACCAAAGTAACAGCAAGAATAGAGAAAAATAATGACCAAACAGAAACATATGACACACTAACCATCTGTGCAATTGAAGATAAGACAGGAGAAAATGCATCCTACGTATTAGTAACGCCATTTGCAAATTTACGAACAACGGCTCAAGAACTACAGGGAAGGGCAGGCCAGAGAGTACTGGACATGATCACCAATGCAGTGTATGAATTTCATCAAACTCCTGCACCCAGCCATAACACCGAAGAAGTTGTTTCCACAAGGATGAGATTCGTCCCTTATAGTGAAAGTGCAAGACAAGAAATTGCTAATGAGAATACTTCGCTTTACCAACAAATGCAACGAATGGGCATTATGAAAAAATTAGACAGATATGCTACTCAACACCAGGCTTTAATTCATGGTGATTGTCACACAAAAAATCTCTTGCTTAATGAAGATAATGAAATCGTATTTGCTGACCTAGAGAGGACACGAAGGGGAATACCCCAACAAGATATTACCAAATATCTAGGAGCCCGCTCTCACAAATTAAGCACTCAAGAACAACAACGACAACTTGATCGCTATATTGCATTATCAGGCATAACAGACCAGCAACAAGGTGCAGAGTTTAAGAGAATATATGATGTTGTAACCGTGTATGAAGAGTTGCGTGTTTGTCGACATATTGTTGATCGCCCCTCAACATTCCAAACAATAGAAGCATGGCAAGAAAGTTTTGAATATCATTTAGACAGAGCTTTGGATCATGCAAGAAAAGCCTATTCTGCTACGCAAGTTGAAGCTCTCGAGAAAGCTGCAAGAAAAACTTTAGTAGCTCCACACGCCATACAAAACGCAGTTTAA
- a CDS encoding AbrB/MazE/SpoVT family DNA-binding domain-containing protein, whose translation MQRKLVKQGNNALTVTLPAKWLQEHNLQAGDVIEIEEEENRLVVAGKGALRRNEITLTLSRSMPIHLMKIKLSNAYKKGYDIIQVHFEDHSIFKEIENLTRNLIGFEVVDVADKKCTLRNISVEMESEYELLFKKSFYLLKENMRKIGEDLVTNSFKRGNEVHEYREIITRYADYVKRIFNKNLRFRDTCIFEYLIVRDLEKISNEVDYLYHYLESSSIKSSEKTRAIVTSIFQTVDELFSSYFKKDISYLEMFAKRKDHFMNKELLALLKDPKIDHHVVLRCAKMMRRCQDIVGPFYAVYL comes from the coding sequence ATGCAACGTAAACTTGTCAAACAGGGAAATAATGCACTTACGGTTACTCTGCCTGCTAAATGGCTTCAAGAACATAATCTCCAAGCAGGAGATGTAATTGAAATAGAAGAAGAGGAAAATCGGTTGGTGGTGGCTGGCAAAGGTGCGTTACGTCGCAATGAGATTACTCTCACGCTATCGCGCTCAATGCCGATTCATTTAATGAAAATAAAGTTGAGTAATGCGTACAAAAAGGGATATGATATAATCCAGGTTCATTTTGAGGATCATTCTATATTTAAAGAAATTGAGAATCTAACTCGTAATCTCATTGGGTTTGAGGTTGTGGATGTTGCTGATAAAAAATGCACGCTTCGAAATATTTCAGTCGAGATGGAGAGTGAATATGAATTACTTTTCAAAAAAAGCTTCTACTTGTTAAAAGAAAATATGCGTAAGATTGGTGAAGATTTAGTAACAAATTCGTTTAAGCGAGGCAATGAGGTCCATGAATATCGCGAGATTATTACTCGGTATGCAGACTATGTTAAACGGATTTTCAACAAAAATTTACGCTTTCGCGATACTTGCATCTTTGAATATCTTATCGTACGCGACCTTGAGAAGATTTCTAACGAGGTAGATTATTTATATCATTATCTTGAGAGTTCTTCTATCAAATCATCTGAGAAAACAAGGGCAATAGTAACTTCAATTTTTCAAACTGTTGACGAACTTTTTAGTTCTTATTTCAAAAAAGACATTTCCTACTTAGAAATGTTTGCAAAACGTAAAGACCATTTTATGAATAAAGAGTTGCTAGCTTTACTTAAAGATCCTAAAATAGATCATCATGTCGTCCTGCGTTGCGCAAAAATGATGAGGCGCTGTCAAGATATTGTTGGGCCGTTTTATGCGGTGTATCTTTAA
- a CDS encoding thioredoxin family protein yields MKENELQEALDRKIAQYYRNDKLISLAIIAFGVASAGTVAYYGQEVYFKTFPDSPSSAPTLTDPNPNVAQLIHSSAPYSATTLISTPPILREVNSQPKRTSKPAAKEKSHYQPKPQILYYSTPNVTGSKLEGLIGQPKPTVVDFYASWCGPCKLLEPVFNQVATQYKEQATFVRINIDTENAAAIKYGATKIPLVIVFQNGTEDSRFNGYSPNGTMNQIWMKDTLDRLLAK; encoded by the coding sequence ATGAAAGAAAATGAATTACAGGAAGCATTAGACAGAAAAATTGCCCAATATTATCGTAATGATAAACTGATAAGCTTAGCTATTATTGCTTTTGGTGTAGCTAGTGCGGGAACTGTTGCGTATTATGGTCAGGAGGTTTATTTTAAAACATTTCCCGATTCACCATCAAGTGCCCCAACTCTAACAGATCCCAATCCAAATGTGGCACAACTGATACACTCGTCTGCCCCTTATTCAGCGACCACACTAATTTCAACCCCGCCTATTTTAAGAGAAGTTAATTCACAACCAAAAAGAACAAGTAAACCTGCAGCAAAAGAAAAAAGTCATTACCAACCAAAACCCCAGATATTATATTATTCTACACCCAATGTGACTGGATCAAAATTAGAAGGATTGATTGGACAACCCAAACCAACCGTTGTTGATTTTTACGCTAGTTGGTGCGGACCTTGTAAACTTCTCGAACCAGTCTTTAATCAAGTAGCAACCCAATACAAAGAACAAGCAACATTTGTACGCATTAACATAGATACAGAAAATGCAGCCGCTATAAAATACGGTGCAACAAAAATTCCCCTTGTTATCGTATTTCAAAACGGAACAGAGGATTCAAGATTTAATGGCTATTCTCCCAATGGAACTATGAATCAAATCTGGATGAAAGACACATTAGATAGATTACTAGCAAAATAA